In the genome of Criblamydia sequanensis CRIB-18, one region contains:
- a CDS encoding F-box/WD repeat-containing protein, giving the protein MENIDFNPRLHFEGPSNEETGFESPLAIPEIALYIFSFLDPKSLAKVQLTCRYWKMLGSDDILWRPLFFDIFPKSFREYPNSPSYYKSFKNMLFICQGLENKEFEPRVKTIECGSTIKVIQKSRDVFYTGSEEGTLKIWDPEGSLLNTISAHGRTITSLCPLPNGIASGSNDFTVRLWKKDEDESQNAFSLKCHKVIQHKNLVTSIKSQGETVFSIGWGGAVVETDNSESKEYPCEEKDSLRTLVYHENKIITGSWSGTLQVIDRRTEEIQTVKAHQSLISGIQVYDNFIITCSWDRTLLVWDLETLERRYIFWDLEKSDIRSKLSFKSKAKVLLLRGHQIICGLESGDIFLYDFNEKKKYVLKGHKQTITALQSYENGLISSSFDGTFRIWNLDTKLEINKIELDSPILYFEIGYGNIIASCKDKGLKIIEFNKRKRKDADELKPKRPHKKPRLKANDVNETFKRD; this is encoded by the coding sequence ATGGAAAATATCGATTTTAATCCACGATTGCATTTTGAAGGGCCTTCGAACGAAGAAACCGGTTTTGAAAGCCCTCTTGCTATACCTGAGATTGCGCTTTATATCTTTTCTTTTCTTGATCCAAAATCTCTTGCAAAAGTTCAGCTTACTTGCCGTTACTGGAAAATGCTTGGCTCTGATGATATCTTGTGGAGGCCTTTATTTTTTGATATATTTCCAAAAAGTTTTAGGGAGTATCCCAATTCCCCTTCTTACTATAAAAGCTTTAAAAATATGCTTTTCATCTGCCAAGGACTTGAAAATAAAGAGTTTGAGCCTCGTGTTAAAACTATTGAATGCGGAAGTACCATTAAAGTGATTCAAAAAAGCAGGGATGTATTTTATACAGGCTCTGAAGAAGGAACTTTAAAAATTTGGGATCCTGAAGGGTCCTTGTTAAACACAATTTCAGCTCACGGACGTACTATTACCTCGCTTTGTCCACTTCCAAATGGCATAGCTTCAGGCTCAAACGATTTTACGGTTCGTCTTTGGAAGAAAGATGAAGATGAATCTCAAAATGCCTTTTCTCTAAAATGTCATAAAGTAATCCAGCATAAAAATTTGGTGACTTCTATAAAATCTCAAGGCGAAACGGTTTTTAGTATAGGTTGGGGTGGTGCTGTTGTTGAAACGGACAATAGCGAATCAAAAGAATATCCTTGTGAAGAAAAAGACAGTTTAAGAACCCTTGTTTACCATGAAAATAAAATCATAACGGGAAGCTGGTCAGGTACTCTTCAAGTGATTGATCGTAGAACTGAAGAAATCCAAACAGTTAAAGCCCACCAATCCCTTATCTCAGGGATTCAAGTTTATGACAATTTCATCATCACCTGTTCTTGGGACCGCACTCTCTTGGTTTGGGATTTAGAAACTCTCGAGAGAAGGTATATTTTCTGGGATTTAGAAAAGTCTGATATCCGATCCAAGCTATCTTTTAAATCTAAAGCAAAAGTTTTATTACTTAGAGGCCATCAAATTATTTGCGGTTTGGAAAGCGGAGACATTTTTCTATATGATTTTAACGAGAAAAAAAAGTATGTTTTAAAAGGGCACAAGCAAACCATTACAGCTCTTCAATCCTACGAGAATGGCTTAATCAGCAGCTCTTTCGATGGCACCTTTCGCATATGGAATCTTGATACGAAACTAGAAATTAATAAAATTGAACTTGACTCTCCCATACTTTATTTTGAAATTGGTTATGGAAACATTATTGCCAGCTGCAAAGATAAAGGACTTAAGATCATCGAGTTCAATAAGAGAAAAAGAAAAGATGCCGATGAGCTGAAACCTAAAAGACCCCATAAAAAACCCCGCTTAAAAGCAAATGATGTAAATGAAACTTTTAAACGAGATTAG
- a CDS encoding C1 family peptidase: protein MGSSSVSTYSLGLLKEDFSTLSLQAEKVYNLKSSSASALPKSFDSTLDFFAVRDQKDQSACVAFTITKIAQNYEYYDTAKLTQYLSPQFVYNLRNNYPDEGMYITEALEQIQKYGLVLEAAYPYGNRIESLNSIPKKILNNGLKHKMGDMARITSLDGLKASIYHRKAGALLAFKVYNYSKYFWRPSSHDEFLGLHAVTAVGYDDERAEILIENSWGSDWGDDGFTKITYDEFKRHDYDDCVTFVDIEGSEPYETPDEEKSPKKKCCTLS, encoded by the coding sequence ATGGGGTCCTCAAGTGTTTCAACTTATTCCCTTGGTTTGCTTAAAGAAGATTTTTCCACGCTCAGCTTGCAAGCTGAGAAGGTTTATAATCTAAAATCTAGTTCTGCAAGCGCTTTACCGAAAAGCTTTGATTCTACACTCGACTTCTTTGCTGTAAGAGATCAAAAAGATCAATCCGCTTGTGTTGCATTTACCATAACAAAAATTGCACAAAATTATGAGTATTATGACACGGCAAAGCTAACACAATATCTCTCTCCTCAATTTGTTTATAATTTAAGAAATAATTATCCAGATGAGGGAATGTATATTACAGAAGCTTTAGAACAAATTCAAAAATACGGACTTGTTTTGGAAGCGGCCTATCCCTACGGTAATAGGATTGAAAGTTTAAACTCGATTCCTAAAAAAATTCTAAATAATGGCTTAAAACATAAAATGGGCGACATGGCTAGAATCACAAGTCTCGACGGTTTAAAAGCCTCCATATACCATAGAAAAGCCGGTGCTTTGCTTGCTTTTAAAGTTTATAATTACTCTAAATATTTTTGGAGACCGAGTTCTCATGACGAATTCCTTGGCCTTCATGCCGTAACAGCTGTTGGATATGATGATGAACGAGCAGAAATCTTGATTGAAAATTCTTGGGGTTCTGATTGGGGGGATGATGGCTTTACAAAGATTACCTATGATGAATTTAAAAGACATGACTACGACGACTGCGTCACTTTCGTTGACATTGAAGGAAGCGAGCCCTATGAGACGCCTGATGAAGAAAAAAGCCCTAAAAAGAAGTGCTGTACCCTATCATAA